The following DNA comes from Athene noctua chromosome 1, bAthNoc1.hap1.1, whole genome shotgun sequence.
CTTGACCTTATGTCATTTCACTGACTGTATGAACCAGTACAAAATGGACAGAGGTTCTTGTTCAGTTATTGTTCAGACACCTCCTGTGACAGGATAACCATCACTACACACAGTGTAGAAGATAATAGGAGTGGAAAATTTCTTACCCACTCAGTGTTAACCATAGCTGAGCTGAGGAGGAGGTGATGTGTAAATGTGTCAAGAATAGAATAGTACCAGAATACTAAAGAGATGTACTCCTCCCAGCACTATAAGACTACACTACATACACAGAGATggtgcattcttccccctgcttttTGGCTGTCAAAATACTTGAGCAAAAGTGAGATGGACAAGGTAAGATACAGACCCCCACCTTGACTTTCCACAGGGGTGGGCAGGCACAATTTCCTGGAGCTATAGCATAAAACATGCTAAATGTGTGAGTGGGAAGGTAAGCAAGTgagcaggaggagagggaggagagagaggaagcagAGAGGATATTCTGGAACTGTCCTTTACTCGTTCCTTTATAAACTTGTCTCTAGCAGCAAAGGATAAATACGAACCTGAGAAGTACAAGTGTGTGAGGCTGCTTTTTTAGCATATACATTACTTGTACAAAAGCGGAAGGGATGAATTGGAGCAGAGGCTCAGCCAAATATTTGGCCCTGTTTGATTTTCATCCCGTGTGGTAATCACTGTGACATACCACTCAGTCTTCTGGCAGCATGGCATTCAAGACTATGTGACTGGTGCTTCTGTTGTATTTCTAAGATACGCTCTAACAGTTAGACTGCtctacttaaataattttttgaacGTAATAAACCTATTACTTGGAGAGTATGACAGTTAGTACTTAAAATGAAGGAAGTATATTTTGTGTCTGTAAGATGCGTCTTTGGGAAAGAACCGTCTGCTCTTTCTGATAGTCTCAGCAATGACTGGAAAGGAGCATGAGCTTGGTTTTATCTGTATTGCACTCCGTAATTCCTTCAAGGGAAGAGgaaagtaaaatgctttttttttttttttctagtcagaAAGGACACCTTCCAAAAGCTTAACTCTTTATACTGATCTACAGAGATACATTGGAGGCTTTAGTAACTTAGACATCAAACGTATATTTTGTATCGgggcaaaacactgaaaatattttaggagACACTCTGCAAACTTGATCATCACTGGCCTCTGTTCTTCAAGGAGTAGAGAGTTAAATACATGGTGGAAGCTGAGAATACAAATCCTGTACCTCCAAATGCTCAGAACACAAGAGAATCGACCATTAATACTGATCACTGCATAAAGAAATGTGCATTTAAACAGAAGCAACATTGAAATCCCCTGTTACACAGCAAAAGCCTTTTTTAGAGTCTTGTGAAAATAGACTAATTGACCCAGCCTGCAGTAAAGAGAGTAAACTTCActcaagaaaagaagaaacaagtcCTACTGTTCTTGAAATAAGTCTGGTGCAAGATGATGGACTTCTATATTTACATAATCTACTGAAATAGGGAGAACTGGTGTCTGAACTGATGACAAAGTGCTCTCAGATGCTTTTATGTAGTTTGCATCACTGTGCAGCCTGTCTTTTATGGGTTTCACATGCATACAGAAAGCCTAGAAGAGGGGCTGGACCATGTGGAACTGTATATGCTGAAGTGCTCTGCCTGTCTAGCAGGTCCAAGGGGCAAGCCACAGATAGCTCAGATTCATCAGggcttctcttttctctttttgcaaaAGCTGCATTTGGGTAACCAGCAAAGCTTAATTGGGAGGACACTGATAGAAAGCAATAGTATGTCACAGACCCCTTATAAGGCCTGCTTGCAGTGGATGTGGAAGGTAGTTGAGACTAAAGGTTAGGAGAACCCAGCTCTTATACTCAATATCATTCAGTATTGGGCAGAAGTGTGGTTGTCTTGTAGGTATTAGATTGCATTTTTGCACAGAGtgcaaaaggaagatttttttgaaCCCAAAAGACTTTGATCTTTTACGAGGGACAAAGATTTTTCCCCCTGTtctttttacaagaaaatgaCCCGGAAATTTTGAACCTAACACAACTAAGCTGAGAAAGGAAGGATGATGACAGTGAGGTAGAGGAAATTCCTGTAAAGGAAACAGACTCAACACAGTGCACAGCTAGAACTAACCACAATTCTTATCATGTAGTGTAGGATGTTCAggtaaaattttcagattttttttttttttaattattgcttttaGCTTCAGATTTTAGCCCTCCCTACCCCATCTGTTTGACAGGTgagttggttttattttctctgaatgtgcattttaaagtaaattgCTTTCAATTGATCGGTGAGTTGGTGAGACGAAACAGTAATGTCTTAGTAAGTAGATTCATtagacttatttttttttctttgtaggtaTGGTGGAGCTTTGTTCTTCTCCTGTGTGATTATTACTAATCTTACTCCTAGAATGAGATTATGTTTGCCTTTTCATTGACATAAATCCAATACAAGACACAGGAATTGATTGCTCTGCTGCTGAAGTGATTTTCATCAGAATCAGAGTAATAGATTGTAAGATTGTGGCATGTCACTGTTTACTAGACTTCAGAGATATCATGAAACTTGGTGTATCTCTCAAGAAAatgattttggtttcttttgcttatgttttatataaatacacacaaaatACTATGAAATAGGGAGTTCGTTTTCTTGTGAGAGATCTTTAGGATTTGAAACATAGTCAAATAATACAGTTCTTATTCTTCTCTCTTATAGTTTTTTTACCACAGGAAATTATGTTAAGATCACATTAGTTTCCTTTGTGTACAAGTTACTTTCCAATTAAATAGCATCCTAAATCCCTAGACTAAGGTTATGATAATATCGATGTGTACGTGGCAGGAGAAGGTGGAGAGACTCTTGATAATATGTTGACCAGAGTAGAGCGCTTTCTTTTTCCGGCAGATACTGACCAAGATAATGAGTCACTGAATATATTGAGTCACTAAATCACCTTGAATCTACCTGCATTGCAAATACACCTGAATGGTCAGTTTAATATTATCCTGTTTTAGgtacaccccccagccccacccccaccccctcctttGGTAACTGCTGTTTACTTCTGCTGTGAATCTCTCTCTTCCTGTTAAGCACACTTGCAAGATGACgctttttaatttcacattctACCATACTTTTTAAGCACTATAGAGATGCAAAGTTCCCAAAGTTCTCTAATAACAGTATTATTGATTAGCAAAAAAATTGGCAGTGGTGTATTTTCCCATGGCTaacaaaagacaacagaaaattatAGATTGCTAACCAGAGCTATAAACTTTCATTAGCTGATCTTGAAGAGGGCATTGTTAGCACAGCAGTAAACTGGAGAGCAGAGAGATTATACATCACTGGAATTATTAAGTGCTTTGTGAATGGTCACTTGATGTGGTTTTGCTACATGCATCCTGAGTGTCCCTGATTACAGACAAATGGGCAGGTGGGAAGTAAATGCTTCTACTGCTTATCTTCTGCAAGGTCAGGCACTCCTCAGGTAGCTTCTGATGTCTTAACAGATTGAATGAGTCACCAGAAAGGACCTGAGCTGTCACAGGACAGGGGCTTGACCATTTGCCTGAAATTAAGGGAGAGGGGCGTTGGGAGGAGGGAGAAGTAGATGAGACCTTCCCCTTTTGACAACAGGGACCCATTACATAAGCTCACCTGCTCAAGGGTCTGCAGCACTGAATCACACACAAGGCCCTTGAGTCCTGCTTACTACTGGCATGAGTATGCCTTTGTCATGTGGGTTGTTGAGTGACATAACTCAAAACATCATCCTTGTTTTATACAGTATTAATAGGGCTAGAAATGCAGCCCTAATGAATGCCTTCAGAGAGGTCATTATGATTGCCATAAACCCAGATTCAAGAGTTGGGATCCATTGATCGTTTTGCAGTGGATAAGACAGTCTTTTTAAAGCTTAGGAGGGCTTTTGCCCAGTGCTGGTAGGAAACTGTCTCTTTATTCAGACATATGTATTGGCTTAGACTTTCAGGATGATTATAAGAGATATATAGGGCAATGAGAGTTGTCAGCAGCCAATCTGTAACAAAGCACCAGAATGGGTTAAGACAAATGAGTTATTCTACTCCATATGACCTTTGAGTGTAAAAACAGATAGTTCCATTCACTTGGAAGGAATAGAGACATGCTGAGGAGAATGGTGACTAAAGTGCTTCTCTCTACACAGAATAGCTGTCTGAAAAAGTGCAGAGTGGGAGTTCTTTTCACCTCTCTTGCTAGCTCAGTGCACGAGATGCTCTCTTGCTGCCTGCATGTATGTCGTGTCTGATTTACATGAGGTGCCAGCAGACAAGGGACTAGCCTTTGCCagacctttattttttcttcccttgggCTGACTCAGTGCCTCTCTGGCAGCTGTGCAAATGGAGAGTCACTCTGTGGCCAAACGAGCAAAGAAAAAAGCTCCTTGAAGTCTCAGTTGCACAGTGTGAACATCAGCAAAGCACATGGCCTCTACTCACTGAGATCCTGAATCAGGCACTCCAGACATGTCAATCACAGGCGTTGGATATGTTCTTACTGAATACCCAAATTAAGGCATAGCTGTTGAATATGCATTCTTGACACCTTGCCTTCCCTCTAGCTCTGTGGCTGAGAAGGCTGTGGGACACAGATCAAACCTCTTAGTAGGAGAGGCAAAACACTTCATACAATAGGGTTTGGGGTTTCACCCGGGACAGGATGCTGTAATATAGGGGTCTGGGCACAGCTGAGTTCTTTGTGGACCTGCTCCCAAATCCCCTGGGTCTCAGCTCACAGATGACACACCACAAAGCTGATACCTTACGATGGTGTGGAGGTCACCCTGTTGAGCCAGTCTCTGCTCTTGGGTGAAAGAGTTAGAACCAAAGATTTGCTGTCCACGCAGTACATGCTTTGAGTGTTTTACTTCTGCATAGTTCTACAGTCCCATGGACTCAATGAAACTTGCAGCTGCACCATGTCTTCAGATTTGGTTTAATCCCAAAGGAATCCAGTTTACACACTCTGGGCCTGTTGGCCTTCAAGACACAACAGAGCTCGATGGATTTTGGTGCCAGTTATGCCTTTCTCAGTCTGTTGCTGATACCTATCATTACCTAAAAGCTGATTTTGTTATTTGGTATCTTAACCTCTCATCTTAGAGGACAGGTTCCTCTTCTAAAAGCAACAGCTGATGAAAGACTTGCATTTCCACTCCAGATGCGGAGTTCTGCATTGCTGTAGGTATAACTTGGAAATCCATTTGTAAGCAACTCTATGCAGGATGTATTTAAAGAGATAGTTGGATATTCTTGATTATCATCTAACCTGCATTTGTGTGAAATAATACGAGCAGGAAGAGTCCTGCaaactccattttaaaaaagcagaatatCTAGGAAATACTGTCTACTAAGTTTTATAGAGCTAcataataaaatatgtaattacCTATCTAATTGGAgtatcatttgaaaaaaaaaaatctgtttttctcttttacagaaaGCAAGATGGTTCTTAAAGAAAATGTCTCAGAATATCAACTAAATTTGATAAAGAAAATCATGCTCACTTTGTGCTGGATCCTAGCATTGTTTATCAGTGGGGCAGAAGTTAGAGAGATTAACTTGCTAGGTAAGTTTCTCCTTTGGTGTGGTTTGGTGTTCATGGTGCTTTCTGACAGCTGAGAAAAGTGGATCTGCATTTTGCCATGCCTTCGTGAGTTTTTCCTGCACCTGTTAATGTTTGTGTCAGGCAAACAGCTGTCTCTAGCCATTCTGCAAGGTTTTTCAGTATTTGTAATACAGTTTACCCTAAATATGATTCAAAATCTAGTTCCCTAATGAAAAGAGCAAAAGTGAAGGAGAATTTCTGAGAAGTAAATGGAGCAAATTAATTGCTGCTGTGACTCCTTGAAGTCTCCAACAGATGGTCCAAGCCTGTtgggggggaagaaggaagactAAGGCAGGGTGAGATGCACCCACACAAGGTGGAGTGGGTGGGAGGAGGAGCTTGTTCCTATTCATTTTGCAGACAGAAACTGAAACTGCCGAGTCTCCCAGGTGGGCAGTCAAGGAACTGAAGATTTCATGCCCTCTCTTCTGCTGAAGTGAAATCCTGCCATACTTTCAAGGGTTACCACATCCTGACTGGCAGGAGGGGTTACGCAGCAAGACTGGTCAGCCTTTAGAAAATTCGGGGTTAGGATGGGTGACCACAGTTTTCAGAATCCAAAAACTTGTGTAATTTTAGTGACAGTAACTGAAACATAAGAGGAAAAAGATTTGAAATCAGTGACACAGTGGGTAGGGTCTGCTTCTTCAGGTCCCTTCTCCATTAATTCGAGGAGAGCTATCTCCTCATCTGCTTTTCTATGGAGTTTTAACAGGCTTGGCACCCAGGTGAAAATCTTCAGTTCACTAAAAATTGTAAGCTATTTTCACATTAGCCTTTTGAAAAAGGCCTAATAAACCTCTGGACACCTTTGAATAAACTTTTGAAAACACTGGCAAATTCCATGTTTAAGGAAATCAATTATCTTTTAGCCCAGCATCTGGTcacataaaaaaattatttaacataaGGAAAggtaaggttttatttttgtagtgttcctactttttaaaatatgatggCTGTGTGTTCTTTCAGGTAGTACTGATATCTTATTGTCCTGCTTTTCAGGATGTTCCCATGTTGAACCTCAAGTATGGTATCGTGCAATTAGTGATGAGGAGTTTGTTTTACAATGTGCTTTACCAGATAGAGATGCTACCTATATTTATAACAACTCACTTCTAACGCAACATAAGGTGAAATGGTTCTGGCATCAGAAAGATAAAGAGCCGCTAAAGATGATCAAGGAAAGCTCTAATCTTGCTCTCCAAGGGGATGCACTTTGGTTTAAACCAGTAAGGCACAGTGCTTCTGGAGTGTACATCTGTATGATATGGTATGTAATGGAGCATAAGTCTTATAATTCCTTACAAGAACtaattgttctgttttgttttgtgtattaGACATTTAACTTCTTTTCCTGCATCACTCAGGGAAAAAATCCCATGTCTCAAAATTGTTTTGGAGGTTCAAACAAAGAAGGTGGCAAAATGTTCAGATTATGACACAAATATGCCGTATCTTCTTGCTGGAAGTGGGAATTCAATTACTTGTCCTGGGACAAAATGCTACAACCATATAAAGAAGGCAGATGTAAAATGGTACAAGGTAAGAGTCACTCTCTTGAGCATTCAGAAAAGCTAACTTGAGGTATAGCTTTAGGTCTAGTCAATGCTCATGTGCCATAGGTTCTTGAACTCTTCTTTGGCAGACAATGCAGCCTGGGAAATTCAGCCCAAAAGCTGACTTATAAATTGTTATGTATCAAATCTGTAAGTAAGAGTTTTGAAGAAATTTTCCACACCCAAAATATTATTCCATGAAATAGAAGCCTAGGAATGCTTTCTCTTCAGCTAAGAAATTGAAGTAATTGACAATCAAAATAAGTGTGTTACAAAGTGATGTATGATTGAAATTTAAGagttttgttttgacattttaaattctgaaaatatcaaatatacaaaaaaaaagtgtctttgttagaaaaaaaatattttaatgtttcaaaTGGTCCTTTCCAAGACTTCTGTTTTTAATGAATCATTATTCTACTGAAACGTTATTGACTTAATCTTTTACAAATGACCACTAAAATACTTGCAAGCTAAAAATTATTCCTGTTGTTTGTAAGGATTGTAATACACCATCTAAACCTGTACAAATGAGCAAATGAAAATGACTAAAATTTCAGTTGTGCATTTTACTGCCTGGtattatttacaatatttattcTATCAAGTAGAATTACAATCTAGTCAAAGTTactctttcacagaatcacaggatcacagaatcgtctaggttggagaagatcatctagtccaaccattaacctaacattgacttCTTTACTTTCAAACTTTATATTGGGTCTATTTACCTATATCTTGATCTGAAGCTCACTGAATTTAAGGAAATTCTTTCCATTTTGTGTTAATGGATTTTTGTCAGGAATTTCAATTAAGGAGAATTCTTAGTGGTCTTTGAGAATATGAATAAACTAAGCTGAAAAATATGGTGCTTTTCAAAAAATAGTTGGTCTTCATCCTTTTAAAAGTAGTGACAGTGTTGTCAATCTCAGGCAACACAATCCCATGATTTACTTCTCataaaagaacatgaaaatgttttcaaaataatttatttacaaaataaaaaaatactcagtCCATTAAAAAAGTGatcctttttatttactttttagaaaTAGTTTAATTTAGATTGGGTTCATGATTTCACATTTCTCTCAGCAACtacaaattttaaataactttaaaaaaagacaatggTATTCACAAATTTTTTAACATAACTGACAAATGTCCTCAAACTCCTAATAAATCTTTTTTTGGGCTTCAGTGGAAGGAGTTTATCTTGGCCCTACTGCCATGGTAATCCTATCcaaatatcttaaaaaataatttcataacaGCGACAAGTAAATTACTTgatattctttattttcattagGATGGTCATCAGATAAAACATAGGAAAAGCAGACAAAGCCTAAAGCTTAAGCATAATGAAATCTACTTGAATCCAACCTATCACCAAGATGCTGGAATATATGTGTGTGATTACACTCTATATGATAACACTAAAAAGTGGACAGTAAGAACAGCAGTAGCAGTAGAAGTCATTGGTGAGTATTCTAATAACTCAGAATAAAATGCCTGAAGTAAAGCATATTTTGTCTATTCTTTCCTACACTATTTATGTCTTTGGTTCAGGCTCTTCTTCTGAACAACCCATAGACTGAATTAGCTACACAGTCATTAAAATCTTCTTCCAAGTATTCTGAGGATGTCTTGGGACATTGTCTAGAAACTTCAATGTTTGATAATAACATGTAGCATACAATGCCATCATTTTCAAGATCTAATTCCACCTTGGATTTATTGTAGTTCCTAACACTGGGGATCAAATCTGCAAAAGGTTTTACGTCTCTTGATCTGAGAGTAGAATTAACGAAACTCCAACTGGTGCCAATATTCTCCATGTACTGTATGAGGACTGTTAGGAAGATATTCACATACTAGGAGGAAGAAGTGCTAATTCGGCATGGGAAAAGGGGACAAAAGCAGTGTACCTCAATCCTAACTCTGTCCCTGTAGTGGAGGCTTATGTGAAGTAGGAGTTAGACAAAAAATTGTTCCTTGTGGCATGGATGagaccttcattttttttcacttgacAGTGATGAGGAAGGTGATGTTGGTGGGATCACTACCCATCTTCCACATAACTTTTTAACAGCAGAGGAAACAGGACACCTGTGATCAATCTAATTAACAAACAAGCCATTTGCTGTTGCATGTGCTGTTTGGAGAAAAGCATCACTGCCTGCATGACCTGTTCTTTTAGGCTTTGTATGGATTGCTAAATATAATTGCCAGAACTctatggcactgtgatatggcaTGGCCTTATATTATCCTTCAAATCATGGTGatcttttcagtaatatttaCTGTCCTCTGCTGCCCTTCAGGTGAAGCCCAGATACTGCCTGACAGAGTGCTATTAGACAATGTCAACACTGTGCAAGGGAGCATGCTAGCAACTCAGGATCAGGAACAAGGGAGACTATAGTTTGCTGAAAAAGAGATGCGGTCATGCTTTTCTCCAGATATCTGTGGTTGAGTGCTATAAGGCACTCTCATCAGACACTCCAGTCAATCACAGGTCTCAGAGGAAAGCATAGCTACATCTATTCTATATCCTGTGCTGGATGGACCCAGTACAGCTTGATTCTGTATGACAACAGCACAGGACCTGTTCTTAGCATCCTGGTAGAAAGTTGGCCACTCTGTGGGAGGGAGATCCAGGGAGTGGAAGAAACGTGTCAGTTGAGGCAACCTGGTTCTATGGTCTCATCAGGACAGCACTCCTCTGAAATAGCTGTTCCCTTTTTTGCAGATGTTTGATGCAGTTGGTACTAAGAAGTCATGGGAAAAATACATACCTCCCATCAGGATAGGGATTGGAAACCACATCTCCTCCAGCTTTTGAGACCTCTATATGCTGGGTTACAATGTCTGCTGCTCTTTCACTCTTCTCTTTGGCTATAGTCCTACAGTATTTTCCAGACAGGCATGGACTAGCTCTGTTTTTATTGTGATCTGGCTGAACCTGAGCTAATGCACTGTGCTTCTGAGTTCTTTTCCCTCACTTCACAGCACAGTCAGAAAAACACTTGAAAggtgccatatatatatatatatatatacactctcCCTGAATCTTGCATACGTTTCTCTGCTGTggcttggttaaaaaaaaaaaaaaaaagaagtgttgtgTGGCACCATTTCCTGCAGTACGGGGCTTTCCTAGAATATCAGAGCTGTGCATTTTAGCCCCCTCAGGCTGTTTTTCCGGAGCCTGGGTAATTGCTTAGTAGATTGTATGAACTGTGGTTGTCATTATCTGTGCCCTTTGGCAGCCCttgttttgaaaaattttaatgcAAGTACCTGTGTTTGTGAATGAGGGGTGTGTGCTGTATGTGTGCTTACTGAGCATGAAAAGGGGCTTGGCAGGGAACTGGTATGAAAATTGCATCCTTCAGGGGATCTTGCAAGGGGGGACCCCTAATTTCTGAATCCTAAATAACCTTAAGTGCAGGATTGACACTGAGCTCCTCAGCTTATGTAAGATGGCAGTACCTCAGAATAATTAAGATAGCAGGTCTTTAAGTAGCTATGTAAGTTTTGTGGTCAAAACTCCCTTATCTGTGCACTCTCAGGTACCTCAACAACTGTAAATCATCCTCTTGGACTTAGGTGTCTAAATTCCACCtaacactggaaaagaaaatgctgtaagATATTTTCTCTGGTCTCCTGCACTGATGATAGCATTATAGTTATTAACAGTATTCCTGTTAATTGCAGCAGAAAACACTATCCATCCACCAAACTTCTTGTACCCCAATGGCGTGGTGATCCTTGAAGCAGAGCTTGGTAAGTTTCGATTCCTCATCTGAACGTGAGAGAAAATGCTTAAATGAGGTATTGATAGGTAATGATAGGTCTTGATAAAGCATAATATCTTTTCTCTCTAGGAGTATGAGAGTTTTATATAAAATGTAGTTTCTTTCTTGATATATATCTTTGTGGATATTAAAGGAAGCATCATGTGTTATATAGATCCTAGGCTGTTTAAGAGAAAATtactctggtgacctccatgcaTGGTTTTCCTGTGCTAATTTGTTCCAGGAAAGCCACTTGAATTGGAATGCCGTGTTCAGTTTGGGTTTGAAAGACTTTCTCTGATGAGGGTAACatggaaaagaaacaacaaagaaaatataaatgagaaattaaatcaGGAAACAAGGTAAGGAAGAATCTAGTAGTCTGATTATTACTACAGTTAGCAACTGTAAAAATCCTTCTACAACAGCTTAACTGAacacattttactgaaagaaattcaGACGGCTCTGT
Coding sequences within:
- the IL18RAP gene encoding interleukin-18 receptor accessory protein, encoding MVLKENVSEYQLNLIKKIMLTLCWILALFISGAEVREINLLGCSHVEPQVWYRAISDEEFVLQCALPDRDATYIYNNSLLTQHKVKWFWHQKDKEPLKMIKESSNLALQGDALWFKPVRHSASGVYICMIWEKIPCLKIVLEVQTKKVAKCSDYDTNMPYLLAGSGNSITCPGTKCYNHIKKADVKWYKDGHQIKHRKSRQSLKLKHNEIYLNPTYHQDAGIYVCDYTLYDNTKKWTVRTAVAVEVIAENTIHPPNFLYPNGVVILEAELGKPLELECRVQFGFERLSLMRVTWKRNNKENINEKLNQETRVYPKGLKGHTLLHVAKLKEVTERDLRSNFTCFAENSVGNATAVIQLKRKQKVFLLYVLCSAISILFAFLLCTAFVYQHWIEIVLMYRSYLVHKETTGDGKEFDAFVSYAKLDSFESDSTLISEEKFALELLPDMLENKYGYKLCILERDILPGGAYTDEVVTAIKKSRRAIIILSPAYISGPSIFELQAAVSCALEDKKIKLVLIKFQAFQEPDTLPPVVKKALRILPVVTWKSSISAAPNKKFWKYMHYHMPVKATKMLGSCNLKGFFQRLFSLVYR